The Globicephala melas chromosome 20, mGloMel1.2, whole genome shotgun sequence genome contains a region encoding:
- the SPACA3 gene encoding sperm acrosome membrane-associated protein 3 has product MEGGSWAPRRWPCLPGMTSLALASLLSCLLTSGQAEVYSRCELARMLQDFGLDGFRGYSLADWVCLAYFASGFNTAAVDHEADGSTNNGIFQINSRKWCKNLNPKVPNMCQMYCSDLLNPNLKDTVICAMKIVQDPQGLGTWEVWRHHCQGEDLSDWVDGCEL; this is encoded by the exons ATGGAAGGTGGGAGCTGGGCTCCCAGAAGGTGGCCGTGCCTGCCTGGGATGACGTCGCTGGCCTTGGCGTCTCTGCTCAGCTGCCTGCTCACCTCCGGCCAGGCCGAGGTCTACAGTCGCTGTGAGCTGGCCAGAATGCTGCAGGATTTCGGCCTGGATGGCTTCCGGGGATACAGCCTGGCGGACT GGGTCTGTCTTGCTTACTTCGCAAGTGGCTTCAACACAGCTGCCGTGGACCACGAAGCTGATGGAAGTACCAACAATGGCATCTTCCAGATCAACAGCCGGAAGTGGTGCAAAAATCTCAACCCCAAAGTCCCAAACATGTGCCAGATGTACTGCTCCG acTTGTTGAATCCTAACCTCAAGGATACTGTTATCTGTGCCATGAAGATAGTTCAGGATCCCCAGGGTCTGGGCACCTG GGAGGTCTGGAGGCATCACTGCCAGGGCGAGGACCTCAGTGACTGGGTGGATGGCTGTGAATTGTAG